The following coding sequences are from one Saccopteryx bilineata isolate mSacBil1 chromosome 3, mSacBil1_pri_phased_curated, whole genome shotgun sequence window:
- the LOC136331798 gene encoding zinc finger protein 211-like, which produces MAAAALRRPAEVGITFGDVALYFSRNEWCLLNEAQRRLYLDVMLENFELISSLGCCCKAEDVEALSEQNASERVSQAKDPNVALTLQKSHPCQSCGLILRDIFNLVVLQGSQLLKCGACEELFYFSTECQHHKDRYVKKKHFERHVDRVSLAKGHNFNVSQMLFTCQEVELDTLTESGHVQQQATHTMDRPAQILVSEVTLQTGKNYHQKVHTGDRPYECSECRKSFITKKAFHCHQRVHSGQRPYKCNELGKSFLKLRNYDLLSHRRVHTEERPYGCSECGKFFKGKHDLHIHQRIHSRERPYQCSECGKSFLRNSDLRSHQRVHTEERPFGCSECGKLFKWKNDLQIHQRVHTGERPYKCSECGKSYFSSSNLNYHQRIHTRERPFECNQCGKFFKLKYHLNYHQRIHTGERPYECCECGKSFIKKSNLHYHQRVHTGERPFECNECGKSFSRSTSCRYHQKIHTGESSSECSECGKFLG; this is translated from the exons ATGGCTGCCGCCGCGCTCAGGCGCCCGGCTGAG GTCGGTATAACTTTTGGAGATGTTGCCCTTTACTTCTCCAGGAATGAATGGTGCCTTCTTAATGAGGCTCAGAGACGCCTGTATCTGgatgtgatgctggagaactTTGAGCTTATATCCTCACTCG GTTGCTGCTGTAAAGCAGAGGATGTGGAGGCTCTCAGTGAACAGAATGCTTCTGAAAGGGTGTCACAGGCAAAGGATCCTAATGTGGCTTTGACTTTGCAGAAAAGCCACCCCTGTCAGAGTTGTGGCCTCATTTTGAGAGACATTTTCAACTTGGTTGTTCTGCAGGGATCACAGCTGTTGAAATGTGGCGCTTGTGAAGAACTATTTTATTTCAGTACAGAATGTCAGCACCATAAGGATCGGTATGtgaaaaagaagcattttgaaAGACATGTGGACAGGGTCTCACTTGCAAAGGGCCACAATTTCAATGTGTCCCAGATGCTTTTCACATGCCAGGAGGTAGAACTGGACACCCTTACTGAATCCGGACATGTCCAACAACAGGCTACTCATACCATGGACAGGCCAGCTCAAATCTTAGTATCTGAGGTGACTTTGCAAACGGGGAAAAATTATCATCAGAAAGTTCACACAGGAGATAGACCCTATGAGTGCAGTGAATGTAGGAAATCCTTTATCACAAAAAAAGCTTTCCACTGTCATCAGAGAGTTCACAGTGGACAAAGGCCTTATAAGTGCAATGAATTAGGAAAATCTTTTCTCAAACTAAGGAACTATGACCTTCTTAGCCATCGAAGAGTTCACACAGAAGAAAGGCCATATgggtgcagtgaatgtgggaaatttTTTAAGGGGAAACATGACCTTCATATTCATCAGAGAATTCACTCTAGAGAAAGGCCTTATcagtgcagtgaatgtgggaaatcttttcTCAGGAACTCTGACCTTCGTAGTCATCAAAGAGTTCACACAGAAGAAAGGCCATTTgggtgcagtgaatgtgggaagctttttaagtggaaaaatgaCCTTCAAAttcatcagagagttcacactggagaaaggccttacaagtgcagtgaatgtgggaaatcttaTTTCAGTAGCTCTAACCTTAATtatcatcagagaattcacactaGAGAAAGACCTTTTGAGTGCAATCAGTGtgggaaattttttaaacttaagtatCATTTGAATtatcatcagagaattcacactggggaaaggccttatgagtgctgtgaatgtgggaaatcttttatCAAAAAGTCCAACCTTCATtatcatcagagagttcacactggagaaaggcccTTTGAGtgtaatgaatgtgggaaatctttttcTAGGAGCACTAGCTGTCgttatcatcagaaaattcacactggagaaagtTCTTCTGagtgcagtgagtgtgggaaatTTTTAGGATGA